Proteins co-encoded in one Streptomyces roseochromogenus subsp. oscitans DS 12.976 genomic window:
- a CDS encoding DUF3046 domain-containing protein — protein MRLTVFWQRMAEHFGPGYADTFARDHVMSELGGRTVHEALDAGWAAKDVWHVVCTVMEVPGERR, from the coding sequence ATGCGGTTGACGGTCTTCTGGCAGCGGATGGCGGAACACTTCGGTCCGGGGTACGCCGACACCTTCGCGCGCGATCACGTCATGTCGGAGCTGGGCGGACGCACGGTGCACGAGGCCCTGGACGCCGGCTGGGCAGCGAAGGACGTGTGGCACGTGGTCTGCACGGTCATGGAGGTGCCGGGCGAGCGGCGCTGA
- a CDS encoding VOC family protein has protein sequence MVPISPLLDHLVYATPDLAATVADFTRRTGVAPAPGGAHVGLGTRNYLVGLGGPCYLEIIGPDPEQPDPARPRPFGIDQLPAPSIVTWAICPPDLDATVTAARSAGESTGPIRAMSRQRPDGTLLEWRLTLDESAGVVPFLIDWGTTAQPAAGLPSVTLLAMSASAPNPSKVHRQLIALGTDLPLAEGPDSLTIRIDTPAGVLDLP, from the coding sequence GTGGTTCCCATTTCTCCGCTGCTGGATCACCTCGTCTACGCCACCCCGGACTTGGCGGCAACCGTCGCCGACTTCACCCGGCGCACCGGCGTGGCTCCCGCACCCGGTGGCGCTCATGTCGGCCTGGGCACTCGCAACTACCTGGTCGGCCTCGGCGGTCCGTGCTACCTCGAAATCATCGGCCCGGACCCGGAGCAGCCGGATCCAGCCCGCCCGCGCCCCTTCGGTATCGACCAACTGCCCGCGCCGAGCATCGTGACCTGGGCGATCTGCCCGCCCGATCTGGACGCGACGGTGACCGCCGCCCGCTCCGCCGGGGAGAGCACCGGCCCGATCCGTGCCATGAGTCGGCAACGCCCGGACGGCACCTTGCTGGAATGGCGCCTGACGCTCGACGAGAGTGCCGGAGTGGTTCCGTTCCTGATCGACTGGGGCACCACCGCGCAGCCGGCGGCCGGGCTGCCCAGTGTCACCCTCCTGGCCATGTCCGCCAGTGCGCCGAACCCGTCCAAGGTCCACCGTCAGCTGATTGCCCTCGGTACCGATCTCCCCCTCGCCGAAGGCCCCGACAGCCTCACGATCCGCATCGACACACCCGCGGGAGTCCTGGACCTGCCCTAG
- a CDS encoding FAD-dependent monooxygenase codes for MRTAIIVGGGIGGLAAALALHRAGWQVDVLERAPEFGEVGAGLSLWPNAFRALEVLGLDGSVRQRSVLAGQAGIRDPKGRWLSHSDTADIERRYGPTAMIHRAELLDLLRSALPAAALHSGITVHRVQADGTLHHSDGTCRGDLLVGADGIRSVVRASLWGNGITPRYAGYTAWRMVTDPVAVSEGSETWGRGARFGYAPLADGRVYCFAVANAPQGAADPGLAGLRRRFAAWHDPIPALLAATASDAVLRHDLYELPPLPTYFKGNAALVGDAAHAMTPNLGQGACQALEDAVVLARSLDGGGLSAYDRLRRPRTQMIAARSRRIGAVAQWASPAAVALRDTALRCAPRRTFTRSLAPVLSWTG; via the coding sequence ATGCGTACAGCGATCATCGTCGGCGGGGGTATCGGCGGGCTGGCGGCCGCGCTCGCGCTGCACCGGGCGGGGTGGCAGGTCGACGTTCTCGAACGGGCGCCGGAGTTCGGCGAGGTCGGCGCAGGGCTGTCGCTGTGGCCGAACGCGTTTCGGGCCCTGGAAGTCCTGGGTCTGGACGGCTCGGTGCGTCAGCGCTCGGTTCTGGCGGGGCAGGCCGGGATTCGTGACCCCAAGGGGCGCTGGCTGTCCCATTCCGATACGGCGGACATCGAACGGCGCTACGGCCCGACAGCGATGATCCACCGTGCCGAACTGCTCGATCTGTTGCGTTCCGCGCTGCCCGCGGCGGCGCTGCACAGCGGCATCACCGTGCACCGGGTGCAGGCCGACGGCACCCTGCACCACTCCGACGGGACCTGCCGCGGCGATCTGCTCGTGGGGGCCGACGGCATCCGCAGTGTCGTCCGTGCCTCGTTGTGGGGCAACGGGATCACACCGCGGTATGCCGGATACACGGCCTGGCGCATGGTCACCGATCCGGTCGCGGTGAGCGAGGGCAGTGAGACATGGGGGCGTGGCGCACGCTTCGGTTACGCTCCCCTGGCTGACGGAAGGGTCTACTGCTTCGCCGTCGCCAACGCGCCGCAGGGAGCCGCCGATCCCGGTCTCGCCGGGCTGCGCCGACGGTTCGCCGCCTGGCACGATCCGATCCCCGCGCTGCTGGCCGCGACCGCATCCGACGCCGTGCTCCGTCACGACCTGTACGAACTGCCGCCGCTGCCCACGTACTTCAAGGGCAACGCGGCTCTCGTGGGCGATGCGGCACACGCCATGACCCCGAATCTGGGACAGGGGGCGTGCCAGGCCCTGGAGGACGCCGTCGTCCTCGCCCGTTCGCTCGACGGCGGTGGGCTGAGCGCCTACGACCGTCTGCGCCGCCCCCGTACGCAGATGATCGCGGCCCGTTCCCGCCGTATCGGCGCCGTCGCCCAGTGGGCCTCCCCCGCGGCGGTCGCCCTGCGCGACACCGCCCTGCGCTGCGCCCCCCGACGCACTTTCACGCGGTCGCTCGCGCCGGTTCTGAGCTGGACCGGCTGA
- a CDS encoding FAD-dependent monooxygenase → MTHPSLGGDGAGPARAVACIGAGPAGLLAATQIKAARPGWRVEVFERQPRGVTFGYGVVFSDIAVRTIEYLAPTLGELLVKQTRWEDVEVRSHGGRHRIPGHGYVALSRHRLLGELVRRAEDVGVVVHHETPVALDELRDAYDLVIAADGARSRTRRALARELGASVTEGRSRFAWLGTGARFDAMTFIFEQTSTGVVVAHGYPHGDGISTFVVEVPEGTGAAEEVDLPHWEHVLAKHLDGHPLEARDSAWSRFPQVRLERCVHDNVVVIGDAAHTAHYSVGSGTRLALEDGFYLARMLTRYPDLSHALAEYQRRRLPSARELQTAGARSMRWFERAPLYLKRPAAQFSAHLLTRAAHVVAEDLKADVPALAGAAAAELAEAAGSAVSESAFDVPLNTGTLHLPGRRVTETGAAATDEGPSLVLSPSPSRPEAGSPPHLTVRLPGEDHPRLALYETGPCPETAEQAAEGTRRILEQSPHPATVPATGIRVRVGPGAQSRPRQAAAALQAQARALYEVGRCDLVDLAAEPGREPAPGESTAVLEIAGAVRAATGIPVMLSGFRAEPGQIETHLLAGRIDLWCEPEGEV, encoded by the coding sequence ATGACACACCCGTCCTTGGGCGGCGACGGGGCGGGCCCGGCGCGGGCGGTCGCCTGCATCGGCGCCGGCCCCGCCGGCCTGCTCGCCGCCACGCAGATCAAGGCCGCCCGGCCCGGCTGGCGGGTGGAGGTCTTCGAACGCCAGCCGCGCGGCGTCACGTTCGGCTACGGCGTCGTCTTCTCCGACATCGCGGTACGCACCATCGAGTACCTCGCGCCGACGCTCGGCGAACTGCTCGTCAAGCAGACCCGCTGGGAGGACGTCGAGGTCCGCTCGCACGGCGGCCGCCACCGCATCCCCGGCCACGGCTATGTGGCGCTGTCCCGCCACCGCCTGCTCGGCGAACTCGTGCGGCGGGCGGAGGACGTCGGCGTGGTGGTGCACCACGAGACGCCGGTGGCCCTGGACGAACTGCGCGACGCCTACGACCTGGTGATCGCCGCGGACGGGGCACGCAGCCGCACCCGGCGGGCCCTCGCCCGGGAGCTGGGCGCGAGCGTGACGGAGGGCCGCTCGCGTTTCGCCTGGCTGGGCACCGGCGCCCGGTTCGACGCGATGACCTTCATCTTCGAGCAGACCTCCACCGGCGTCGTGGTCGCCCACGGCTATCCGCACGGCGACGGCATCAGCACCTTTGTCGTAGAGGTCCCGGAGGGCACCGGCGCGGCCGAGGAGGTGGACCTGCCCCACTGGGAACACGTCCTCGCGAAGCACCTGGACGGCCACCCTCTCGAAGCGCGCGACTCCGCCTGGTCGCGGTTCCCGCAGGTACGACTGGAGCGCTGCGTTCACGACAACGTGGTCGTGATCGGCGACGCCGCGCACACCGCGCACTACTCGGTCGGCTCCGGCACCCGGCTGGCCCTGGAGGACGGCTTCTACCTGGCCCGTATGCTCACCCGCTACCCGGACCTCTCCCACGCCCTGGCGGAGTACCAGCGCCGCCGACTGCCCAGTGCCCGCGAACTCCAGACGGCCGGCGCCCGCAGCATGCGCTGGTTCGAGCGCGCACCGCTCTACCTGAAGCGCCCCGCCGCCCAGTTCTCGGCGCACCTGCTCACCCGCGCCGCACACGTCGTTGCCGAGGATCTCAAGGCGGACGTTCCCGCACTCGCCGGGGCAGCGGCCGCCGAGCTGGCCGAGGCGGCCGGCAGCGCCGTGTCCGAGAGCGCCTTCGACGTACCGCTGAACACCGGCACGCTGCACCTGCCCGGCCGCAGGGTCACCGAGACGGGCGCCGCTGCCACCGACGAGGGCCCGTCCCTCGTACTGAGCCCCTCGCCCAGCCGTCCGGAAGCCGGATCCCCGCCCCACCTGACGGTCCGTCTGCCCGGCGAGGATCACCCCCGGCTCGCGCTGTACGAGACCGGTCCGTGCCCCGAGACGGCCGAGCAGGCGGCCGAGGGCACCCGACGGATACTGGAGCAGTCACCCCACCCGGCGACGGTGCCGGCCACCGGGATCCGCGTGCGGGTGGGACCGGGCGCGCAGTCCCGGCCCCGGCAGGCCGCAGCCGCGCTCCAGGCCCAGGCCCGGGCCCTGTACGAGGTCGGCCGCTGCGACCTCGTGGACCTCGCGGCCGAACCCGGCCGCGAACCGGCTCCGGGCGAGTCGACCGCGGTTCTGGAGATCGCGGGAGCCGTCCGCGCCGCCACCGGTATCCCGGTCATGCTCAGCGGCTTCCGCGCCGAACCGGGCCAGATCGAGACGCACCTGCTCGCGGGCCGGATCGACCTGTGGTGCGAACCGGAGGGTGAGGTCTGA
- a CDS encoding AMP-binding protein has translation MKPYSATRVGSLDLGAVFAVGAAENPATRIILDHDLALYPEAGRILTMAKAAGLVEDLAGRLKAAGVTAGSYVAICATHRFDIILAACAAGRVGGVPVMLAADSDGPTVDALLAKLDRTAYLVTDAEKLTYDLAEVPLASRVAGVLSLAGDHPGAVTLADTVPLAGPFAKPRSANAPALVTHSSGTTGLPKLIVQSGRSLYWHFHPQYRRARYLRLTGTLATVTSFAHVRIWPMLMIAARIGQDLAFLTNPDPARAADLFLQTRPEIVEAFPNVMLRWEGMADDPREPLANVRLFRSTFDAMHPRTILRMMDASRRRLPIYGQGYGQSEVGGAISFLGTKGMVSRLGTRCVGRPLFGVTKMRIERPAGADPRTPGKIWVRSRGRAIGIIGEQQQYQERFRDGWWDMGDVGYQGRFGALYLLDRVVDRIDGVDSTLSLEDTLMTRLPELVEVVVVPAEEGRATPVVCTQKDEPLDRVRWKEAVRDLGDLAEPLQVRWEDLPVTSTWKIRRPLLRRKLAEGTLPVLEPRS, from the coding sequence ATGAAGCCCTATTCCGCCACGCGGGTCGGCAGCCTCGACCTGGGCGCCGTGTTCGCGGTCGGCGCCGCCGAGAACCCCGCCACCCGGATCATCCTCGACCACGACCTGGCCCTGTACCCCGAGGCCGGCCGCATCCTGACCATGGCCAAGGCCGCCGGACTGGTCGAGGACCTGGCCGGCCGGCTCAAGGCCGCCGGAGTCACCGCCGGTTCCTACGTCGCGATCTGCGCCACCCACCGCTTCGACATCATCCTCGCCGCCTGCGCGGCCGGCCGTGTCGGCGGCGTCCCGGTGATGCTGGCCGCCGACTCCGACGGGCCCACCGTGGACGCGCTGCTGGCCAAGCTGGACCGCACCGCCTACCTGGTGACCGACGCCGAGAAACTCACCTACGACCTCGCGGAGGTCCCGCTGGCGAGCCGGGTCGCCGGCGTCCTGTCGCTGGCCGGCGACCACCCGGGCGCCGTCACGCTCGCCGACACCGTCCCGCTGGCCGGCCCCTTCGCCAAGCCGCGCTCGGCGAACGCCCCCGCGCTGGTCACCCACAGCTCCGGCACCACCGGCCTGCCCAAGCTGATCGTCCAGTCCGGCCGCAGCCTCTACTGGCACTTCCACCCCCAGTACCGTCGCGCCCGCTATCTGCGGCTCACCGGCACCCTGGCCACCGTCACCTCCTTCGCGCACGTCCGTATCTGGCCGATGCTGATGATCGCTGCCCGCATCGGCCAGGACCTGGCCTTCCTCACCAACCCCGACCCGGCGCGCGCCGCCGACCTGTTCCTGCAGACACGCCCCGAGATCGTCGAGGCCTTCCCCAACGTGATGCTGCGCTGGGAAGGAATGGCCGACGACCCCCGCGAACCCCTCGCCAACGTACGGTTGTTCCGCAGCACATTCGACGCGATGCACCCGCGCACCATCCTGCGGATGATGGACGCGTCCCGGCGCCGGCTGCCCATCTACGGTCAGGGTTACGGGCAGTCGGAGGTCGGCGGAGCGATCAGCTTCCTCGGCACCAAGGGCATGGTCAGCCGCCTGGGCACCCGCTGCGTGGGCCGGCCGCTGTTCGGCGTCACCAAGATGCGCATCGAACGCCCGGCCGGAGCCGACCCCCGCACCCCGGGCAAGATCTGGGTTCGCTCCCGGGGCCGCGCCATCGGCATCATCGGCGAGCAGCAGCAGTACCAGGAGCGGTTCCGCGACGGCTGGTGGGACATGGGCGACGTCGGCTACCAGGGCCGCTTCGGCGCCCTCTACCTGCTCGACCGGGTCGTCGACCGCATCGACGGCGTCGACAGCACGCTGTCCCTGGAGGACACCCTGATGACCCGGCTGCCCGAACTGGTCGAGGTCGTCGTCGTGCCCGCCGAGGAAGGGCGCGCCACCCCGGTGGTGTGCACACAGAAGGACGAGCCGCTCGACCGGGTCCGCTGGAAGGAGGCCGTCCGGGACCTCGGGGACCTGGCCGAACCGCTCCAGGTCCGCTGGGAGGATCTGCCCGTCACCTCTACCTGGAAGATCCGTCGTCCGCTGTTGCGCCGCAAGCTTGCCGAGGGGACGCTGCCGGTCCTGGAGCCCCGGTCATGA
- a CDS encoding class I adenylate-forming enzyme family protein — translation MWFSHILDRHCQQRGDAPAVVEGSKELTWRQLSSAVHSLAAHLHDRGIRHGDRVAVYSRNRAEMIVSYFALAHLGAPFVPVNHAMQPAEYQDVAERFAVKHVLGEQRLLARLGLAEDAQTDFDSPRFQAVLTAETPPPPLAGRMEDPFAVLLTSGTTGRPKGVVQTAQALRQMSLSWLAATGADDRVRLLNLNSLAHGSITFTSHYLAAGATIHLQREFQPRAVLRAIQQKGITHVWLVPQMLRFLLTAAGPDATVDSGLREIMFGASPITPELLEQTRRTFGCDIRNVYGMTEAGGTFATWLSPAHDNGPRVPLASSGRSVPGLHVEIQDDAGIPLPTGTVGEVCVRSAGRMSSYLDNQAATDETVVNGWVRTGDLGLMDENGFVHLKDRKKDLIKRGGQNVYPAEVEAAIREYPGVHDVAVIGVPDPDWTEAPAAFVVPEEGARLSALDLLVFLRGRLATYKQPRELVFVDEIPRNGAGKVLRRVLAENAQDINHAEKEVASR, via the coding sequence ATGTGGTTCAGTCATATCCTCGACCGGCACTGCCAGCAGCGCGGTGACGCGCCGGCCGTGGTCGAGGGCAGCAAGGAGCTGACTTGGCGTCAACTCAGCTCTGCAGTCCACTCGCTGGCGGCCCACCTGCACGACCGCGGTATCAGGCACGGCGACCGCGTCGCCGTCTATTCCCGCAACCGCGCCGAAATGATCGTCAGCTACTTCGCGCTGGCACACCTGGGCGCCCCCTTCGTCCCGGTCAACCACGCGATGCAGCCCGCCGAGTACCAGGACGTCGCCGAACGCTTCGCCGTGAAGCACGTCCTGGGTGAGCAGCGGCTGCTGGCCCGGCTCGGCCTCGCGGAAGACGCGCAGACGGATTTCGACAGCCCGCGGTTCCAGGCGGTGCTCACCGCCGAGACCCCGCCGCCCCCGCTCGCCGGCCGGATGGAGGACCCCTTCGCGGTGCTCCTCACCTCCGGCACCACCGGCAGGCCCAAGGGCGTGGTGCAGACCGCACAGGCTCTGCGCCAGATGTCCCTGTCCTGGCTGGCCGCGACCGGAGCGGACGACCGGGTGCGCCTGCTCAACCTCAACTCGCTGGCACACGGCAGCATCACCTTCACCAGCCACTACCTGGCCGCCGGCGCCACCATCCACCTCCAGCGCGAGTTCCAGCCCCGCGCCGTGCTGCGCGCCATCCAGCAGAAGGGGATCACCCACGTCTGGCTGGTGCCGCAGATGCTGCGCTTCCTGCTCACCGCCGCCGGACCGGACGCCACTGTCGACAGCGGACTGCGGGAGATCATGTTCGGCGCCTCGCCGATCACCCCGGAACTCCTCGAACAGACCCGGCGCACCTTCGGCTGCGACATCCGCAACGTGTACGGCATGACGGAGGCCGGCGGCACCTTCGCCACCTGGCTCAGCCCGGCCCACGACAACGGACCGCGGGTGCCGCTCGCCTCCAGCGGACGCTCCGTGCCCGGCCTGCACGTCGAGATCCAGGACGACGCCGGCATCCCCCTGCCCACCGGCACCGTCGGCGAGGTCTGCGTGCGCTCCGCGGGACGCATGTCGTCCTACCTCGACAACCAGGCCGCCACCGACGAGACCGTGGTGAACGGCTGGGTACGCACCGGCGACCTCGGTCTGATGGACGAGAACGGCTTCGTCCACCTCAAGGACCGCAAGAAGGACCTCATCAAACGCGGCGGACAGAACGTGTACCCCGCCGAGGTCGAAGCCGCCATCCGCGAGTACCCGGGCGTGCACGACGTCGCGGTGATCGGCGTACCCGACCCCGACTGGACGGAGGCACCGGCCGCCTTCGTCGTACCCGAGGAAGGCGCCAGGCTGTCCGCCCTCGACCTCCTGGTCTTCCTGCGCGGCCGGCTCGCCACCTACAAGCAGCCCAGGGAACTGGTCTTCGTCGACGAGATCCCCCGCAACGGGGCGGGCAAGGTGCTGCGCCGCGTGCTGGCCGAGAACGCACAGGACATCAACCACGCAGAGAAAGAGGTCGCTTCGCGATGA
- the kynU gene encoding kynureninase produces the protein MTTAEIAAKLDAHDPLAPARDRFLLPAGTVYLDGNSLGALPAKVARTVGHTITKQWGEDLITSWFRGGWLRLPLTVGDRIGRLLGAGPGQTVVGDTTSVQLFNALIAAARLRPGRRVLLMDAGGFPTDRYLAASAARLLGLELREAPMDRFAEAVRAAGDQLAVATASAVDFRTGELWDLAGLTRATHDAGGVVVWDLSHATGAVPLALDRDGIDFAVGCSYKFLSGGPGAPAYGYVARRHHDRLDHPLTGWHGHADPFAMEPSYRPADGIARYRSGTPHILSLVALDAALDAFCDVEPEQIRAKSLSLSAFFIDCVDEHLAGRGFDVVTPREPQRRGSQVTLRHKDAEELMATLIERGFIGDVRPPNLLRFGLNALYVSHADVLATVRELHALT, from the coding sequence ATGACCACAGCCGAAATCGCCGCCAAGCTCGACGCACACGACCCGCTCGCCCCGGCCCGTGACCGTTTCCTGCTGCCCGCCGGCACCGTCTACCTGGACGGCAACTCCCTCGGGGCGCTGCCCGCCAAGGTGGCGCGGACGGTCGGACACACGATCACGAAGCAGTGGGGCGAGGACCTCATCACCAGCTGGTTCCGGGGCGGCTGGCTCCGGCTCCCGCTCACGGTGGGCGACAGGATCGGCCGTCTGCTGGGCGCCGGACCGGGGCAGACCGTCGTCGGCGACACCACCTCGGTGCAGCTGTTCAACGCGCTCATCGCCGCCGCCCGGCTGCGCCCCGGACGCCGCGTCCTGCTGATGGACGCCGGAGGGTTTCCCACCGACCGCTACCTCGCCGCCTCCGCGGCCCGACTGCTGGGCCTGGAACTGCGCGAAGCCCCCATGGACCGGTTCGCGGAGGCCGTCCGGGCCGCCGGTGACCAACTCGCCGTCGCCACCGCGAGCGCCGTCGACTTCCGCACCGGCGAACTGTGGGACCTCGCCGGACTCACCCGCGCGACACACGATGCGGGCGGTGTGGTGGTCTGGGACCTCAGCCACGCCACCGGCGCCGTACCGCTGGCCCTGGACCGCGACGGGATCGACTTCGCGGTGGGCTGCTCCTACAAGTTCCTCTCCGGCGGCCCCGGCGCACCCGCCTACGGCTATGTCGCCCGCCGCCATCACGACCGCCTCGACCACCCGCTCACCGGATGGCACGGACACGCCGACCCGTTCGCGATGGAACCGTCCTACCGCCCGGCCGACGGCATCGCCCGCTATCGGTCCGGCACCCCGCACATCCTGTCCCTGGTCGCACTGGACGCGGCCCTCGACGCCTTCTGTGACGTGGAGCCGGAACAGATCCGCGCCAAGAGCCTGTCGCTGAGCGCGTTCTTCATCGACTGCGTCGACGAGCACCTGGCCGGCCGCGGCTTCGACGTCGTCACACCCCGTGAACCGCAGCGCCGCGGCTCACAGGTGACGCTCCGTCATAAAGACGCCGAGGAACTGATGGCCACCCTGATCGAACGCGGCTTCATCGGCGACGTACGCCCCCCGAACCTGCTGCGCTTCGGCCTCAACGCGCTGTACGTCTCGCACGCCGACGTCCTCGCGACCGTACGGGAACTGCACGCGCTGACCTGA
- a CDS encoding flavin reductase family protein has protein sequence MNHTPGLTRKPVSPDTFKALMSEFPSGVSVVTTTDEDGRPWGMTCSALCSLSIEPPTLMVCLRADSPTLAAVLRSGRFVANLLHGDGQDVARLFGSGSSRGERFKSVTWTAGPAGPHLSADTHAIADCRVTRTVDGGTHLIVLGEVFDVTRRDGKPPLLYGRRRFHTLPHDTTPTR, from the coding sequence GTGAACCACACACCCGGACTGACCCGAAAACCCGTCTCCCCGGACACCTTCAAGGCGTTGATGTCCGAGTTTCCCAGCGGTGTCTCCGTGGTGACGACGACCGACGAGGACGGCCGCCCCTGGGGCATGACCTGCTCCGCCCTGTGCAGTCTGAGCATCGAACCGCCCACCCTCATGGTGTGTCTGCGCGCCGACAGCCCCACCCTGGCGGCGGTGCTGCGCAGCGGCCGGTTCGTGGCCAACCTGCTGCACGGCGACGGCCAGGACGTGGCGCGCCTGTTCGGGTCCGGCAGCAGCCGCGGCGAACGCTTCAAGAGCGTGACCTGGACCGCGGGACCGGCCGGACCGCACCTGTCGGCGGACACCCACGCCATCGCCGACTGCCGGGTCACCCGGACAGTCGACGGCGGCACCCACCTGATCGTTCTCGGCGAGGTCTTCGACGTCACCCGGCGCGACGGCAAGCCCCCGCTGCTCTACGGACGGCGCCGCTTCCACACCCTGCCCCACGACACCACCCCGACCCGATGA
- a CDS encoding cation:proton antiporter, whose amino-acid sequence VLAVAAADAMEGAGMTAIIGAVLAGLALPDRADGPWATAVASVARWGRALLPVFFVVSGLTVLTKGLSGTSVTLVVLTLLLGTVGKAGGGYAGARLAGHGRLDSLRVGALMNTRGLTELIALQVGVSAGILTPPVYLAYLVMALASTALTGPGLQLIDRAELRRDPLLLAAPGSVEARASAKGDLL is encoded by the coding sequence CGTGCTCGCCGTCGCAGCGGCCGACGCGATGGAGGGGGCCGGGATGACCGCGATCATCGGCGCCGTGCTGGCCGGACTCGCCCTGCCCGACCGCGCGGACGGCCCCTGGGCCACGGCGGTGGCCTCCGTCGCCCGCTGGGGCCGGGCCCTTCTGCCGGTCTTCTTCGTGGTCAGCGGCCTCACCGTGCTGACCAAGGGACTCAGCGGAACCTCGGTCACCCTGGTCGTCCTCACCCTGCTGCTCGGCACCGTGGGCAAGGCCGGCGGCGGCTACGCCGGTGCCCGGCTGGCCGGCCACGGCCGGCTGGACTCACTGCGCGTGGGTGCCCTGATGAACACCCGCGGCCTGACCGAACTCATCGCCCTCCAGGTCGGCGTCAGCGCCGGGATCCTGACCCCGCCCGTATACCTGGCCTACCTCGTGATGGCACTGGCCAGCACGGCCCTGACCGGCCCCGGCCTCCAGCTGATCGACCGGGCCGAACTGCGCCGAGACCCGCTGCTGCTCGCCGCCCCGGGCTCCGTCGAAGCCCGGGCCTCCGCGAAAGGTGACCTGCTGTGA
- a CDS encoding cation:proton antiporter, producing AAGPLALQLLGPGTFHQVLPQHLLAQLKTVSQAGLALFMVSLAHKLRHGAARPADRASGPTSGRTSGTTGHPADRPAGRAIGWVAAGSFLLPLAAGLLLAAWILGTGDPALRGTAPAPAFVLLIAVTLSVTAVPVLARILTDRGMEQTAVGRVSFSAAVLLDALSWLALVAAVSLSSGDLGHLVQALAALAAGIIALLLLRLLLGTRAAERQAGRAPLAAA from the coding sequence GCTGCGGGCCCCCTCGCGCTCCAGCTGCTCGGCCCCGGCACCTTCCACCAGGTACTGCCGCAGCATCTGCTCGCCCAGCTCAAGACCGTCTCCCAGGCGGGTCTCGCCCTGTTCATGGTGAGCCTTGCCCACAAGCTCCGGCACGGTGCGGCACGGCCCGCCGACCGCGCGTCCGGCCCTACGAGCGGCCGTACGAGCGGCACGACCGGCCACCCGGCCGACCGCCCGGCAGGCCGAGCCATCGGCTGGGTGGCCGCCGGATCCTTTCTGCTGCCGCTGGCCGCCGGACTCCTGCTGGCCGCCTGGATCCTCGGCACCGGCGACCCCGCGCTGCGCGGCACCGCCCCCGCACCGGCGTTCGTCCTGCTCATAGCCGTGACCCTGTCCGTCACCGCGGTGCCCGTCCTCGCCCGGATCCTCACCGACCGGGGGATGGAACAGACGGCTGTCGGGCGGGTCTCGTTCAGCGCCGCCGTCCTTCTGGACGCGCTGTCCTGGCTCGCGCTCGTCGCCGCGGTCAGCCTCAGCTCCGGCGACCTCGGCCACCTGGTGCAGGCGCTCGCGGCCCTGGCCGCCGGGATCATCGCTCTCCTGCTGCTCCGCCTGCTGCTCGGCACCCGCGCCGCCGAACGGCAGGCCGGCCGGGCGCCCCTGGCCGCCGCGG